The Streptomyces sp. NBC_00162 genome window below encodes:
- a CDS encoding MFS transporter produces MTRSQLATPRIPGAAHREGRPGIALTVIAACQLMVVLDATIVNIALPHIQTALDFSTTDLSWVLSAYTLTFGGLLLLGGRAGDILGRRRVFMAGILLFTLASLLGGFAQEPWQLLAARALQGVGGAIASPTSLALITTTFAEGPERNRAFGVFAAVSAGGGAIGLLAGGMLTEWLDWRWVLFVNVPIGVLIAVLAPLYISESERHPGRFDIAGALTSTGGMASLVYGFIRASEDGWRDSLTLGSFAAAVILLALFVAVESRAREPIIPLRMFADRNRAGTYLIMLSLAAAMFGMFFFIVQFVQNVLGFTPIESGLGFLPVTVAIVTAAGLSQRFLPRFGPKPFMVSGSALVGVGLGWLTLIRTDSSYVAGVLGPMLLFGFGMGLNFVTLTLTAVSGVSSKEAGAASGLLNASQQVGGSLGLSILVTVFGTAARTEAGQQFPAFAAQAEPGQLAAFQETGQLPDPWGDLVLTQGISTAFGAAVAMAGVALATALLVIRVRKSDLDALNGTAAKGGPPA; encoded by the coding sequence GTGACACGCTCTCAACTCGCCACACCCCGAATACCGGGCGCGGCCCACCGGGAGGGGCGCCCCGGAATCGCGCTCACCGTCATCGCCGCCTGCCAGCTCATGGTCGTCCTCGACGCGACGATCGTGAACATCGCCCTTCCGCACATCCAGACCGCCCTCGACTTCAGCACCACCGATCTCTCCTGGGTGCTGAGCGCCTACACGCTCACCTTCGGCGGCCTGCTCCTGCTCGGCGGCCGGGCCGGCGACATCCTGGGCCGGCGCCGCGTGTTCATGGCCGGAATCCTGCTCTTCACCCTGGCCTCCCTCCTCGGCGGCTTCGCCCAGGAACCCTGGCAGCTGCTCGCCGCCCGCGCCCTCCAGGGGGTCGGCGGCGCCATCGCCTCCCCGACCTCGCTCGCCCTGATCACCACCACCTTCGCCGAAGGTCCCGAACGGAACCGGGCCTTCGGGGTGTTCGCCGCCGTCTCCGCGGGTGGCGGCGCCATCGGTCTGCTGGCCGGCGGCATGCTCACCGAGTGGCTCGACTGGCGCTGGGTCCTCTTCGTCAACGTGCCGATCGGCGTGCTGATCGCGGTCCTCGCCCCGCTCTACATCAGCGAGTCCGAACGCCACCCGGGCCGTTTCGACATCGCCGGCGCCCTGACCTCCACCGGTGGCATGGCCTCGCTGGTCTACGGGTTCATCCGCGCCTCGGAGGACGGCTGGCGCGACTCCCTCACGCTCGGCTCGTTCGCGGCGGCCGTCATCCTGCTCGCGCTGTTCGTCGCCGTCGAGTCGCGGGCCCGTGAACCGATCATCCCGCTGCGGATGTTCGCCGACCGCAACCGCGCCGGCACCTACCTGATCATGCTCAGCCTCGCCGCCGCGATGTTCGGCATGTTCTTCTTCATCGTCCAGTTCGTGCAGAACGTACTGGGCTTCACCCCGATCGAATCCGGACTCGGCTTCCTGCCCGTGACCGTCGCCATCGTCACGGCCGCGGGCCTCTCGCAGCGCTTCCTGCCGCGCTTCGGCCCCAAGCCGTTCATGGTGTCGGGATCCGCCCTCGTCGGCGTGGGGCTCGGCTGGCTCACCCTGATCCGCACCGACTCCTCGTACGTGGCCGGGGTGCTCGGGCCGATGCTGCTGTTCGGCTTCGGCATGGGCCTCAACTTCGTGACCCTCACCCTGACCGCCGTCTCGGGAGTGTCGTCCAAGGAAGCGGGCGCGGCCTCCGGACTGCTCAACGCCAGCCAGCAGGTGGGCGGTTCCCTGGGCCTGTCCATCCTGGTCACCGTCTTCGGCACGGCCGCCCGCACCGAGGCCGGGCAGCAGTTCCCTGCCTTCGCGGCGCAGGCGGAGCCGGGCCAGCTGGCCGCCTTCCAGGAGACCGGGCAGCTGCCCGACCCCTGGGGCGACCTCGTGCTCACCCAGGGCATCTCCACCGCGTTCGGCGCCGCCGTGGCGATGGCCGGAGTGGCCCTGGCCACCGCGCTGCTGGTGATCCGGGTACGCAAGAGCGACCTTGATGCCCTCAACGGAACCGCCGCGAAGGGCGGACCGCCGGCCTGA
- a CDS encoding DUF4173 domain-containing protein: MSENTDGVDEAADRTEGGPAGRPAQKPAEPAAEQIPPAAAAPPTGTGTPADAAAWQAWQQQQAWQRAAAARAAASGPPEWVVSLRPAEAAPIGAVTLVATLIAGLSAALLLGDGMGPGLLLAVVPAVVAAYAAARAARRTARPWTLVWAIGCLALLAVPALRDSAWPSTLAILSAILLGALALHGSRTWPGVLLSPIGFFEAAVSGLGWAWAGLRSRGGVSKDRWLPVAKAVAVAVVLLLVFGTLFASADAAFADLLSGLTPDISIEDGPIRIVLFLFGAFLALAAARAAAAPLRWDRIKVAPGKPRSRVEWALPLVVLNLLFAGFNAVQLAVLFGGYDKVLKSTGLTYAEYARQGFWQLLWATLFTLAVIALALRWAPRSGAADRRFVRTVLGVLCALTLVVVASALRRMDLYVDAYGLTILRVSVAAMELWLGLVLVLIMAAGVFGARWLPRAVAGSAAAAVLAFGLLSPDGMVAERNVARFEADGKIDLAYFQSLSADAVPALDRLPEPQRSCALRGIDEEISRAGDVPWYAMSLGEHRARQILHERPVTAAYEVCSRLGSFGSRTEY, encoded by the coding sequence ATGTCAGAGAACACCGACGGGGTGGACGAGGCCGCGGACCGGACCGAGGGCGGACCGGCCGGAAGACCGGCACAAAAACCGGCCGAACCGGCTGCGGAACAGATACCGCCAGCCGCAGCCGCACCACCGACGGGCACCGGAACCCCGGCCGACGCCGCCGCCTGGCAGGCATGGCAACAGCAGCAGGCGTGGCAACGGGCCGCAGCGGCCCGGGCCGCGGCCTCCGGGCCCCCGGAGTGGGTGGTGTCGCTGCGGCCCGCCGAAGCCGCCCCGATCGGGGCCGTGACCCTCGTCGCGACCCTGATCGCCGGCCTCTCCGCCGCCCTGCTCCTCGGCGACGGCATGGGGCCCGGCCTGCTGCTCGCCGTCGTGCCCGCCGTGGTCGCCGCGTACGCCGCCGCCCGCGCGGCCCGTCGTACCGCCCGCCCCTGGACCCTGGTCTGGGCGATCGGCTGCCTCGCCCTCCTCGCCGTACCCGCCCTGCGCGACTCGGCGTGGCCGTCCACCCTCGCGATCCTCTCCGCCATCCTGCTCGGTGCGCTGGCCCTGCACGGCAGCCGCACCTGGCCCGGCGTCCTGCTCAGCCCGATCGGCTTCTTCGAGGCGGCCGTGTCCGGGCTCGGCTGGGCCTGGGCGGGCCTGCGCTCGCGCGGCGGCGTCAGCAAGGACCGCTGGCTGCCCGTCGCCAAGGCCGTTGCCGTGGCCGTGGTCCTCCTGCTGGTCTTCGGCACGCTGTTCGCCTCCGCCGACGCGGCCTTCGCCGACCTGCTGAGCGGGCTGACGCCCGACATCTCCATCGAGGACGGACCCATCCGGATCGTTCTCTTCCTCTTCGGCGCCTTCCTCGCGCTGGCCGCTGCCCGCGCCGCCGCCGCCCCGCTGCGCTGGGACCGGATCAAGGTGGCTCCCGGCAAGCCGCGGTCCCGCGTCGAATGGGCCCTGCCGCTCGTCGTGCTCAACCTGCTCTTCGCCGGCTTCAACGCCGTGCAGCTGGCCGTCCTGTTCGGCGGCTACGACAAGGTCCTCAAGAGCACCGGCCTCACCTACGCCGAGTACGCCCGGCAGGGCTTCTGGCAGCTGCTCTGGGCCACGCTGTTCACCCTCGCGGTGATAGCCCTGGCCCTGCGCTGGGCCCCGCGCTCCGGCGCCGCCGACCGCCGCTTCGTGCGCACCGTCCTCGGGGTGCTGTGCGCGCTGACGCTGGTCGTCGTCGCCTCCGCGCTGCGCCGCATGGACCTGTACGTGGACGCGTACGGGCTGACCATCCTGCGCGTGTCGGTGGCCGCGATGGAGCTGTGGCTCGGCCTGGTCCTCGTACTGATCATGGCGGCCGGGGTGTTCGGGGCCCGCTGGCTGCCGCGCGCGGTCGCGGGGAGTGCGGCGGCCGCCGTTCTGGCCTTCGGCCTGCTGTCCCCGGACGGGATGGTCGCCGAGCGCAACGTGGCCCGTTTCGAGGCGGACGGCAAGATCGACCTGGCCTACTTCCAGAGCCTGTCGGCGGACGCCGTGCCGGCGCTGGACCGGCTGCCCGAGCCCCAGCGGTCCTGTGCCCTGCGCGGGATCGACGAGGAGATCTCCAGGGCCGGGGACGTCCCCTGGTACGCCATGAGCCTGGGTGAGCACCGGGCCCGGCAGATCCTGCACGAGCGACCGGTGACGGCCGCGTACGAGGTCTGCTCGCGCCTCGGCAGCTTCGGCAGCCGCACCGAGTACTAG
- a CDS encoding ADP-ribosylglycohydrolase family protein — protein MTPHSTPERRYARALSSLRGLALGDALGSQYFVPVNYPLLKRRELPVGTETWQWTDDTEMACSVVAVLAEHGRIDQDALASSFAHHHDFDRGYGPAVNRMLRLVREGQDWRTLAAELFNGQGSWGNGAAMRIAPLGAWYADDPEQATHQAEISAYTTHQHREAVCGAMAVAAAAALAADPAGPPKAADLLDGVIALVPRSAVGAGIRRARDMLDYGDATTVAAVLGCGRRTSAHDTVPFALWSAARSLDDYERAFWTTAQVGGDVDTTCAIVGGVLGARGDEVLPAAWLARTEALPAWLPEATERER, from the coding sequence ATGACCCCTCATTCCACTCCCGAACGGCGCTACGCACGCGCCCTGTCCAGCCTCCGCGGGCTGGCCCTGGGGGACGCCCTGGGCTCCCAGTACTTCGTCCCCGTGAACTACCCGCTGCTCAAGCGGCGTGAACTGCCCGTCGGCACCGAGACGTGGCAGTGGACCGACGACACCGAGATGGCCTGCTCGGTCGTGGCCGTGCTCGCCGAGCACGGACGCATCGACCAGGACGCGCTGGCGAGCTCCTTCGCCCACCACCACGACTTCGACCGGGGCTACGGGCCCGCCGTGAACCGGATGCTGCGCCTGGTCCGGGAGGGCCAGGACTGGCGCACGCTGGCCGCCGAACTGTTCAACGGCCAGGGCTCTTGGGGCAACGGCGCCGCCATGCGGATCGCGCCGCTGGGCGCCTGGTACGCCGACGACCCCGAGCAGGCCACACACCAGGCGGAGATCTCCGCCTACACCACCCACCAGCACCGCGAGGCCGTCTGCGGGGCCATGGCCGTCGCCGCGGCGGCCGCGCTCGCGGCGGACCCGGCCGGCCCGCCGAAGGCCGCAGACCTGCTGGACGGAGTGATCGCGCTGGTGCCGCGCAGCGCGGTGGGCGCCGGGATCCGGCGGGCGCGGGACATGCTGGACTACGGCGACGCGACCACGGTCGCGGCGGTACTGGGCTGCGGGCGGCGCACGAGCGCCCATGACACCGTGCCCTTCGCCCTGTGGTCGGCGGCGCGGTCGCTGGACGACTACGAGCGGGCGTTCTGGACCACCGCGCAGGTGGGCGGCGACGTCGACACGACCTGCGCGATCGTCGGCGGGGTGCTGGGCGCGCGCGGCGACGAGGTGCTGCCGGCCGCGTGGCTGGCGCGCACCGAGGCCCTGCCGGCCTGGCTGCCGGAGGCCACGGAGCGTGAGCGGTAA
- a CDS encoding histidine phosphatase family protein: protein MVRPRRIVLVRHGESEGNADDSVYEREPDHALRLTSSGREQAAAVGVRLRELFGEETISAYVSPYRRTLQTFRELRLDPTRVRMREEPRLREQDWGNWQDRDDVRLQKAYRDAYGHFFYRFAQGESGADVYDRVGSFLESLYRSFEAEDHPQNVLLVTHGLTMRLFCMRWFHWSVSEFEALSNPGNGEFRTLVLGPDGRYRMDRPFERWTTPEPYDLDG from the coding sequence ATGGTTCGACCACGGCGCATCGTCCTCGTCCGGCACGGGGAATCCGAGGGGAATGCCGACGACTCGGTGTATGAACGGGAGCCCGACCACGCCCTGCGGCTGACCTCGAGCGGGCGGGAGCAGGCCGCGGCGGTCGGCGTACGGCTGCGCGAGCTCTTCGGCGAAGAGACGATCAGCGCGTACGTCTCCCCGTACCGCCGGACCCTGCAGACCTTCCGGGAGCTGCGGCTGGACCCGACCCGGGTCCGGATGCGCGAGGAGCCGAGACTGCGCGAGCAGGACTGGGGAAACTGGCAGGACCGGGACGACGTACGGCTCCAGAAGGCGTACCGGGACGCGTACGGGCACTTCTTCTACCGCTTCGCGCAGGGCGAGTCGGGAGCCGACGTGTACGACCGGGTCGGGTCCTTCCTGGAGAGCCTCTACCGCAGCTTCGAAGCCGAGGACCATCCGCAGAACGTGCTGCTCGTGACGCACGGGCTGACCATGCGGCTGTTCTGCATGCGGTGGTTCCACTGGTCGGTGTCCGAATTCGAGGCCCTGTCCAATCCGGGGAACGGCGAATTCCGGACGCTCGTGCTGGGCCCGGACGGCCGGTATCGGATGGACCGCCCGTTTGAGCGGTGGACCACACCCGAGCCCTACGACCTGGACGGCTAG
- a CDS encoding YdbC family protein — translation MLVKWIRCTVTDRRGFERGQRKWAGLPGEPGFRGQGGGWSRGRQGVAHVFAFWESRSFYDSFMARSHDRLAAAQNGTYTDSRVTLFDHRFDVKTGFEPRFTDADVVRVAHTRVREGRVDHFALMQEKVWNPAMAGSPGMIRGLFGEAPGREFLVLSMWHAAAEHGKYRQERVERLSLRAQIQADVEALTGDVVDLEPSWTV, via the coding sequence GTGCTGGTCAAGTGGATTCGCTGCACGGTGACGGACCGACGCGGGTTCGAGCGGGGGCAGCGTAAATGGGCGGGGCTGCCGGGCGAGCCGGGATTCCGGGGACAGGGCGGCGGTTGGAGCCGAGGCCGGCAGGGGGTCGCGCATGTCTTCGCGTTCTGGGAGAGCCGCTCTTTCTACGATTCCTTCATGGCCCGCAGTCACGACCGGCTGGCCGCCGCGCAGAACGGCACCTACACCGATTCGCGGGTCACGCTCTTCGATCACCGCTTCGACGTGAAGACCGGCTTCGAGCCGCGCTTCACCGACGCCGACGTGGTCCGGGTCGCGCACACCCGGGTCCGGGAGGGCCGGGTCGACCACTTCGCCCTCATGCAGGAGAAGGTGTGGAATCCGGCGATGGCGGGCTCGCCCGGCATGATCCGCGGCCTCTTCGGCGAGGCCCCGGGCCGGGAGTTCCTGGTGCTGTCGATGTGGCACGCGGCAGCCGAGCACGGCAAGTACCGGCAGGAGCGGGTCGAGCGGCTCTCCCTGCGCGCCCAGATCCAGGCCGATGTCGAGGCCCTCACCGGTGACGTCGTCGACCTCGAACCCTCCTGGACGGTCTGA
- a CDS encoding arylamine N-acetyltransferase family protein, whose translation MWSGDELDLDAYLARIGIGREVGTGIGRERAGELRPDLETLYAVHRAHTGAITFESLDVLLGRPVELDVKALEDKLVHDRRGGYCYEQNSLLAAALERIGFEVSGRGARNRTRGDALTPVTHAVLVVTVEGQPWLCDAGFGYQGPREPVPLGNPGAEVRQGAWTYRVREEADGVLVLCFQRGGTWRDLYTFSPQRYHPVDYVLLNHYSSTHPRSAFIGRVIVQHPGDDVRRTLVGRELIRLHPDGREERQTVGPEALLGVIDREFGLRLPERDAAELVRIHRAGD comes from the coding sequence ATGTGGAGCGGTGACGAGCTGGACCTCGACGCGTATCTGGCGCGGATAGGAATCGGCAGGGAGGTCGGGACTGGGATCGGGAGGGAGAGAGCCGGGGAACTCCGGCCGGACCTCGAGACGTTGTACGCAGTGCACCGGGCCCACACCGGCGCCATCACCTTCGAGAGTCTGGATGTTCTGCTCGGCCGCCCCGTCGAGCTGGACGTCAAGGCGCTCGAGGACAAGCTCGTGCACGACCGCCGCGGCGGCTACTGCTACGAGCAGAACTCGCTGCTGGCCGCTGCCCTGGAGCGGATCGGCTTCGAGGTCTCGGGGCGAGGCGCCCGCAACCGCACCCGCGGCGACGCCCTGACCCCGGTGACGCATGCCGTCCTCGTTGTCACCGTCGAGGGACAACCGTGGCTGTGCGACGCCGGTTTCGGCTACCAGGGCCCCCGCGAGCCCGTCCCGCTGGGGAACCCCGGAGCCGAGGTGCGGCAGGGGGCCTGGACGTACCGCGTGCGGGAGGAGGCGGACGGCGTCCTCGTGCTGTGCTTCCAGCGCGGGGGAACCTGGCGCGATCTGTACACGTTCTCCCCTCAGCGGTACCACCCCGTCGACTACGTCCTGCTCAACCACTACAGCTCCACCCATCCCCGTTCCGCCTTCATCGGGCGGGTCATCGTCCAGCACCCGGGCGATGACGTCCGCCGGACGCTGGTCGGGCGGGAACTCATCCGGCTCCACCCCGACGGGCGGGAGGAGCGGCAAACCGTCGGTCCGGAGGCGCTGCTCGGCGTAATCGACCGGGAGTTCGGCCTTCGGCTGCCCGAGCGGGATGCGGCGGAACTGGTACGGATCCACCGCGCCGGGGACTGA